A region of the Anolis carolinensis isolate JA03-04 chromosome 1, rAnoCar3.1.pri, whole genome shotgun sequence genome:
TGACAAGGTCCAAGGCTCACTTATTTTTAGAAGGAATTATTTGGGATTCTGTTTTTACAGGATTGTTGTAAGGGCCCACCTAAGTGTCATGAAGGATTCAGTGTGTATTTCGAGGGCACCCATAAGACTTTCTTTAGGATAATTTCTCATCTGTTCTTTCCTTTTTCAACCTGCTCTTGATTCAAAGAGCATCACATGCATATTTGATAGAGTGGAGTTCTGCTGTTGAGCAGGTTGGAAGGAGATGTATTTTCTAGGGCAAAAAGAGGAGGAGGGCCTTTAATCTATAAACTGCAATGAGAAAGAAAACACTCATGCATTCTTTAGCAGTAGCAAAGGCTTATTCAGCCTTTTCAACAAGGGATTTTGTTTAATTTCTAGTAATAAGGAATACATTAATAATACTTGTGCTACACTTTGATTTCAAGAAAAACAACAAGATATGCAGAGTAGACTCTTAGGCCccacttacactgccatataatacagtttgaaatagcattatatggtcaatgtagactcatataatgcagtttagtgcagttaaattgtattatatgagtcaATACTATATAATGctatttcaaattgcattatatggcagtgaagatgtaccccccccccccccccaatggggattggtagatgctggataaatttAATTTTTGGTTGCTTGAGAGCTACTATTAAAAACAGGCCTAATACTATCCCCATATTATGCCatgccataaactctgtattaacttgatattaatattgtgaTGCAGTAATTAAGAccaagtaaaaacaaatgtaacttAACATAGTTTTACTGTTttgctgtattataaaaacagttctttttaatttaaagtattatttcttctaaTTTTTTGCCAGTtatttgagagttctggttgcctGACTtctagttaactgagagtctactgtatttctatgttATTAACTGCCTCttgtttttctcccttctttcaaaTGAAAGAGATGCACAATTTAACTAATACAAAAAAGCTACAGAGGACCCAGAACTACTTTATCCAGACGAGTGCAAACACTCTAATTTTCTTCTTTCCCtgtctcttttttcatttttctgtgaTAGCCACCTGCTCCACGAACTGAAAAGGGGGCACCGTTGGTCCCACTAGTCTTTTTACGTGGAAGTCACCCCAAAGGCGTGGAAGATGAAGTGTGGCGGGACCTCAGAGACCAAGCCAGCCACTGAAGAGACACAGCAGATTGTCCAGCACGTCAAGGCCCAAGtggaagagaaagaaggcaagagctttgatgtcttcactgcagtCGAGTTTAAAACCCAGATGGTTGCTGGAATAAACTACTTCGTCAAGGTCCATGTTGGGAATGACCAATTCCTTCATGTGCGAATCTTCAAAAGCCTCCCTCATGAGAACAAGCCACCGGAGCTCACCAGCTACCaaagcaagaaaggaaagcaCGATGAACTGTCCTATTTCTAGACAGCTCTTCAGATTTTTATCCATTATGATTTTTTATGATTTGCTTTTTATAATTTTTCTCCACAATTGTATTACAGATGTTTCATAAAATATTATGAAATGGCAtttcagtagactctcagttaaccgacACCCATGGGGATGGtaaatgccagataaatgtagtttttgaTTGTTTGAGAAATACTATTAAAAATAAGTCTATGGCCCAtattataccataccataaactctatattgacttaatattgaaatatagtaatGAAAAGCAATTTAAGACAAATAGAGACAAGCATAATATAAcacttttactgtattataagaacaactttgtgaatgcagtatgtaattttagttattttttaaccagttgcttgagagttctggatGCTTGAGTTCTGGGtaactgagaatctactgtatttctttcagTCTTCTCCCCTCCTTAGTCATGGCTACTGACTTCCCATTCCTTGGTAGGAGACATATATTCTCAAATCATTTATAATATGTATCATCCTAGGTTAAAGCTTTCACTAAGATTGTAATCATTGTATCAGCATAAAATCAAAATCAACCATTGTATCTATCTGCATAAAATCAGGGTGATGATTCTTCCTGCTTCAAACTGATTTGAAACCTTCAGTCCATAATTGTGtgtcttttgtcttttttaatataaaatttaGGGTTGGTTCCCAGTCCTTTCTGAAGTTGCCTTGACCTTTTTCTCTGAAATTATAATTTCTTGAAATCAGTGTTTACCCTACAAATtcaaatgaataaatgataatttAAAGAAAATCTACTTGATGTTTTTTCTGGAACTTTTGTGGCTAAGGACAAAAAGCATTGGCATCAGTTCAGGAATGTCTTGATTTTTGTTCACAGGTTTTAATGTGTTGAGTTCAATCTAAATTAGAGAGATGCAACCCCACAAGGTCCCAAC
Encoded here:
- the LOC100555151 gene encoding cystatin-B gives rise to the protein MKCGGTSETKPATEETQQIVQHVKAQVEEKEGKSFDVFTAVEFKTQMVAGINYFVKVHVGNDQFLHVRIFKSLPHENKPPELTSYQSKKGKHDELSYF